One window of Athalia rosae chromosome 2, iyAthRosa1.1, whole genome shotgun sequence genomic DNA carries:
- the LOC105684548 gene encoding transient receptor potential cation channel subfamily V member 5 isoform X2, which translates to MGNTESNVTSGVKKQTDTSSILLYKLVDLKGGGLLVDMMKRAAQTKQFAELDHAMRTKVEPFLYNKGKGKWIPISKLVLLRNKERGRHKMLPPLKAMENPGEYDIDKDLGEEDVDEDKIDKSKYREVCWCLSERGAVGETILHLCMLNATAIHADLAKRLLRFYPKLINDIYISDEYYGENVLHIAIVNEDPSMVKFLLDSGADVHERCFGNFMCPEDQKASRADSMDHEWVSVTPETNYDGYVYWGEYPLSFAACLGQEECYRLMLARGADPDKQDTNGNTVLHMLVIYQKLTFDMAYEVGASLALRNVQCLTPLTLAAKLARIEMFFHILNIEREIYWQIGSITCAAYPLMLIDTIDIATGKISNNSALNLVVFGDKDEHLELMDGVLVDLLNAKWNTFVKSRFYRQYFLFCFYFLISLVSFTLRPGPSMSKTSPTTAPGNSSTPTQNHVTTASTISDISMQAKNLTATLTSGILSTLNISAGLLERFSSQIASNITSALEEIILMSSTAEAIITEINGRNNTAEENSTTVTENVTAALNHLTPTASRSFENATNLLAALNLTSLKSNSEDDDDWWDDLTEECRLMQMTSATAKIRLSAEVLMEIGAILYIAAALREARFLGLNMFIENLMTAPSRVMFLFSCCILLSFPILRLACADEVEDMLAVVVMLTLAPYFLFFCRGFKTVGPFVVMIYRMIMGDLLRFVSIYLVFVMGFSQAYYIIFLSFDNPNTPEGVDDSVSNPMPSPMESIMAMFLMSVTNFGDYYGAFERTDHELEAKCLFVVYMAIVAILLVNMLIAMMGNTYQKIAETRNEWQRQWARIVLVVERGVSPAERLKKLMDYSQPMSDGRRALVLRLNQTEEDKEEMKEILEMKRVHDRLVKKRKDKLQMERMKKSSVRGNSVLGKDAQISESIA; encoded by the exons atGGGCAACACCGAGAGCAACGTGACAAGTGGTGTAAAAAAACAGACGGATACATCGTCGATCTTGTTATATAAGTTGGTCGATCTTAAAG GCGGAGGCCTCCTGGTCGACATGATGAAAAGGGCAGCTCAGACGAAGCAATTCGCAGAGCTGGACCACGCGATGAGAACAAAAGTTGAACCTTTTTTGTACAACAAGGGTAAAGGAAAATGGATACCGATAAGTAAATTGGTACTTTTACGCAACAAGGAAAGAGGAAGGCATAAAATG CTACCCCCACTGAAAGCCATGGAAAACCCCGGAGAGTATGATATCGACAAGGATCTTGGCGAGGAAGACGTCGACGAGGATAAAATAG ACAAGAGCAAGTACAGAGAAGTTTGCTGGTGTCTCAGCGAGAGGGGAGCGGTTGGCGAGACAATTTTACACTTGTGCATGTTGAACGCGACGGCAATTCACGCTGATTTAGCAAAACGTCTTTTGCGATTCTATCCGAAGTTGATCAACGACATTTACATCAGCGACGAGTACTACG GAGAGAATGTACTCCACATTGCGATCGTCAACGAAGACCCGTCGATGGTTAAATTTCTGCTGGACAGCGGAGCTGACGTCCATGAAAGGTGTTTTGGGAACTTCATGTGTCCGGAAGATCAAAAAGCTTCGAGAGCCGACAGTATGGATCACGAGTGGGTCAGCGTTACACCAGAAACCAACTATGACGG TTACGTTTACTGGGGGGAATATCCGCTGAGCTTCGCGGCTTGTCTGGGACAGGAGGAGTGTTACAGGCTGATGCTGGCCAGGGGTGCCGATCCCGACAAACAAGACACCAACGGAAACACGGTCTTACACATGTTGGTTATTTATCAGAAGCTA ACTTTCGACATGGCCTACGAAGTGGGGGCTTCTCTAGCCCTCAGGAACGTTCAATGTTTGACTCCTTTAACGTTAGCAGCGAAATTAGCGCGAATCGAGATGTTCTTTCACATTTTGAACATCGAGAGGGAGATATATTGGCAAATAGGGAGCATCACTTGCGCCGCTTATCCCCTCATGCTCATCGATACCATCGACATTGCCACGGGTAAAATCAGCAACAATTCTGCGTTGAATTTGGTTGTGTTTGGC GACAAAGACGAACACTTGGAACTGATGGATGGCGTTTTGGTGGATCTTTTAAATGCAAAGTGGAACACGTTTGTCAAATCAAG GTTCTATCGAcagtattttttgttttgtttctacTTTCTGATCTCATTGGTCAGTTTCACGCTCAGACCAGGTCCGTCGATGAGCAAAACGTCGCCAACAACTGCACCGGGGAATTCTTCAACGCCGACGCAGAATCACGTTACAACAGCATCTACAATTTCAGATATTTCGATGCAGGCTAAAAATTTAACGGCGACTTTGACCTCCGGCATACTATCCACGCTCAATATCTCAGCCGGCTTACTGGAGAGGTTCAGTTCTCAAATTGCATCGAATATTACGTCAGCATTAGAGGAGATAATTCTGATGTCCTCGACAGCCGAGGCGATAATAACTGAGATCAACGGTCGCAATAACACTGCGGAAGAGAATTCTACAACTGTAACGGAAAATGTCACGGCTGCATTGAACCATCTAACTCCAACTGCGAGCCGTTCCTTTGAGAATGCAACTAATTTATTAGCAGCTCTCAATTTGACGAGCCTCAAATCGAATAGCGAAGATGACGATGACTG GTGGGATGACCTAACGGAAGAATGCAGATTGATGCAGATGACGTCAGCGACTGCAAAGATCCGTCTGAGTGCCGAAGTTCTGATGGAGATCGGAGCGATTCTTTACATCGCGGCGGCTCTGAGAGAAGCAAGATTTCTCGGTCTCAATATGTTTATAGAGAACCTG ATGACTGCACCATCCAGAGTGATGTTCCTATTTTCGTGCTGCATTTTACTCTCGTTCCCAATTTTAAGATTGGCCTGCGCCGACGAGGTGGAAGACATGCTCGCCGTTGTCGTCATGCTAACCTTGGCAccatactttttatttttttgcagagGTTTCAAGACGGTCGGCCCTTTCGTTGTAATGATTTACAGAATGATCATGGGAGATCTTCTCAGATTCGTTTCCATATACTTGGTCTTCGTAATGGGATTCTCGCAAg CTTATTACATCATTTTCCTGTCATTCGACAATCCAAACACACCAGAAGGGGTCGATGACTCCGTAAGTAACCCCATGCCTTCGCCGATGGAAAGTATTATGGCAATGTTTTTGATGAGTGTGACAAATTTTGGCGACTACTATGGCGCCTTCGAAAGAACCGATCACGAATTGGAAGCTAAG TGTCTATTCGTTGTATACATGGCAATCGTGGCCATTTTATTAGTCAATATGCTGATCGCCATGATGGGCAACACCTACCAAAAAATTGCGGAGACAAGAAACGAATGGCAAAGGCAG TGGGCCAGGATAGTCTTGGTGGTAGAAAGAGGTGTCAGTCCAGcggaaagattgaaaaaattgatggacTATTCCCAGCCAATGTCGGATGGACGAAGAGCTCTTGTACTGCGATTGAATCAGACC GAGGAGGACAAGGAAGAAATGAAGGAAATATTGGAGATGAAACGCGTCCATGACAGACTGGTGAAAAAGCGTAAGGATAAACTTCAGatggaaagaatgaaaaaatcttctGTTCGTGGAAACTCTGTGCTAGGTAAAGACGCGCAAATATCTGAAAGTATCGCATGA
- the LOC105684548 gene encoding transient receptor potential cation channel subfamily V member 5 isoform X1, with protein MGNTESNVTSGVKKQTDTSSILLYKLVDLKGGGLLVDMMKRAAQTKQFAELDHAMRTKVEPFLYNKGKGKWIPISKLVLLRNKERGRHKMLPPLKAMENPGEYDIDKDLGEEDVDEDKIDKSKYREVCWCLSERGAVGETILHLCMLNATAIHADLAKRLLRFYPKLINDIYISDEYYGENVLHIAIVNEDPSMVKFLLDSGADVHERCFGNFMCPEDQKASRADSMDHEWVSVTPETNYDGYVYWGEYPLSFAACLGQEECYRLMLARGADPDKQDTNGNTVLHMLVIYQKLQTFDMAYEVGASLALRNVQCLTPLTLAAKLARIEMFFHILNIEREIYWQIGSITCAAYPLMLIDTIDIATGKISNNSALNLVVFGDKDEHLELMDGVLVDLLNAKWNTFVKSRFYRQYFLFCFYFLISLVSFTLRPGPSMSKTSPTTAPGNSSTPTQNHVTTASTISDISMQAKNLTATLTSGILSTLNISAGLLERFSSQIASNITSALEEIILMSSTAEAIITEINGRNNTAEENSTTVTENVTAALNHLTPTASRSFENATNLLAALNLTSLKSNSEDDDDWWDDLTEECRLMQMTSATAKIRLSAEVLMEIGAILYIAAALREARFLGLNMFIENLMTAPSRVMFLFSCCILLSFPILRLACADEVEDMLAVVVMLTLAPYFLFFCRGFKTVGPFVVMIYRMIMGDLLRFVSIYLVFVMGFSQAYYIIFLSFDNPNTPEGVDDSVSNPMPSPMESIMAMFLMSVTNFGDYYGAFERTDHELEAKCLFVVYMAIVAILLVNMLIAMMGNTYQKIAETRNEWQRQWARIVLVVERGVSPAERLKKLMDYSQPMSDGRRALVLRLNQTEEDKEEMKEILEMKRVHDRLVKKRKDKLQMERMKKSSVRGNSVLGKDAQISESIA; from the exons atGGGCAACACCGAGAGCAACGTGACAAGTGGTGTAAAAAAACAGACGGATACATCGTCGATCTTGTTATATAAGTTGGTCGATCTTAAAG GCGGAGGCCTCCTGGTCGACATGATGAAAAGGGCAGCTCAGACGAAGCAATTCGCAGAGCTGGACCACGCGATGAGAACAAAAGTTGAACCTTTTTTGTACAACAAGGGTAAAGGAAAATGGATACCGATAAGTAAATTGGTACTTTTACGCAACAAGGAAAGAGGAAGGCATAAAATG CTACCCCCACTGAAAGCCATGGAAAACCCCGGAGAGTATGATATCGACAAGGATCTTGGCGAGGAAGACGTCGACGAGGATAAAATAG ACAAGAGCAAGTACAGAGAAGTTTGCTGGTGTCTCAGCGAGAGGGGAGCGGTTGGCGAGACAATTTTACACTTGTGCATGTTGAACGCGACGGCAATTCACGCTGATTTAGCAAAACGTCTTTTGCGATTCTATCCGAAGTTGATCAACGACATTTACATCAGCGACGAGTACTACG GAGAGAATGTACTCCACATTGCGATCGTCAACGAAGACCCGTCGATGGTTAAATTTCTGCTGGACAGCGGAGCTGACGTCCATGAAAGGTGTTTTGGGAACTTCATGTGTCCGGAAGATCAAAAAGCTTCGAGAGCCGACAGTATGGATCACGAGTGGGTCAGCGTTACACCAGAAACCAACTATGACGG TTACGTTTACTGGGGGGAATATCCGCTGAGCTTCGCGGCTTGTCTGGGACAGGAGGAGTGTTACAGGCTGATGCTGGCCAGGGGTGCCGATCCCGACAAACAAGACACCAACGGAAACACGGTCTTACACATGTTGGTTATTTATCAGAAGCTA CAGACTTTCGACATGGCCTACGAAGTGGGGGCTTCTCTAGCCCTCAGGAACGTTCAATGTTTGACTCCTTTAACGTTAGCAGCGAAATTAGCGCGAATCGAGATGTTCTTTCACATTTTGAACATCGAGAGGGAGATATATTGGCAAATAGGGAGCATCACTTGCGCCGCTTATCCCCTCATGCTCATCGATACCATCGACATTGCCACGGGTAAAATCAGCAACAATTCTGCGTTGAATTTGGTTGTGTTTGGC GACAAAGACGAACACTTGGAACTGATGGATGGCGTTTTGGTGGATCTTTTAAATGCAAAGTGGAACACGTTTGTCAAATCAAG GTTCTATCGAcagtattttttgttttgtttctacTTTCTGATCTCATTGGTCAGTTTCACGCTCAGACCAGGTCCGTCGATGAGCAAAACGTCGCCAACAACTGCACCGGGGAATTCTTCAACGCCGACGCAGAATCACGTTACAACAGCATCTACAATTTCAGATATTTCGATGCAGGCTAAAAATTTAACGGCGACTTTGACCTCCGGCATACTATCCACGCTCAATATCTCAGCCGGCTTACTGGAGAGGTTCAGTTCTCAAATTGCATCGAATATTACGTCAGCATTAGAGGAGATAATTCTGATGTCCTCGACAGCCGAGGCGATAATAACTGAGATCAACGGTCGCAATAACACTGCGGAAGAGAATTCTACAACTGTAACGGAAAATGTCACGGCTGCATTGAACCATCTAACTCCAACTGCGAGCCGTTCCTTTGAGAATGCAACTAATTTATTAGCAGCTCTCAATTTGACGAGCCTCAAATCGAATAGCGAAGATGACGATGACTG GTGGGATGACCTAACGGAAGAATGCAGATTGATGCAGATGACGTCAGCGACTGCAAAGATCCGTCTGAGTGCCGAAGTTCTGATGGAGATCGGAGCGATTCTTTACATCGCGGCGGCTCTGAGAGAAGCAAGATTTCTCGGTCTCAATATGTTTATAGAGAACCTG ATGACTGCACCATCCAGAGTGATGTTCCTATTTTCGTGCTGCATTTTACTCTCGTTCCCAATTTTAAGATTGGCCTGCGCCGACGAGGTGGAAGACATGCTCGCCGTTGTCGTCATGCTAACCTTGGCAccatactttttatttttttgcagagGTTTCAAGACGGTCGGCCCTTTCGTTGTAATGATTTACAGAATGATCATGGGAGATCTTCTCAGATTCGTTTCCATATACTTGGTCTTCGTAATGGGATTCTCGCAAg CTTATTACATCATTTTCCTGTCATTCGACAATCCAAACACACCAGAAGGGGTCGATGACTCCGTAAGTAACCCCATGCCTTCGCCGATGGAAAGTATTATGGCAATGTTTTTGATGAGTGTGACAAATTTTGGCGACTACTATGGCGCCTTCGAAAGAACCGATCACGAATTGGAAGCTAAG TGTCTATTCGTTGTATACATGGCAATCGTGGCCATTTTATTAGTCAATATGCTGATCGCCATGATGGGCAACACCTACCAAAAAATTGCGGAGACAAGAAACGAATGGCAAAGGCAG TGGGCCAGGATAGTCTTGGTGGTAGAAAGAGGTGTCAGTCCAGcggaaagattgaaaaaattgatggacTATTCCCAGCCAATGTCGGATGGACGAAGAGCTCTTGTACTGCGATTGAATCAGACC GAGGAGGACAAGGAAGAAATGAAGGAAATATTGGAGATGAAACGCGTCCATGACAGACTGGTGAAAAAGCGTAAGGATAAACTTCAGatggaaagaatgaaaaaatcttctGTTCGTGGAAACTCTGTGCTAGGTAAAGACGCGCAAATATCTGAAAGTATCGCATGA